One part of the Candidatus Saccharimonadales bacterium genome encodes these proteins:
- a CDS encoding MFS transporter, whose amino-acid sequence MDKNRPENNLRTWLGLAVLALPTLVLAVETSVTYLALPYLSKDLNATGIEQLWIVDIYGFVLASLLITMGNLGDRIGRRKLLLIGAMFFAMASALAAFAPTVGLLIFARVLMGIAGATLMPSTLALISNLFTDKKQRSMAIGVWMSCFMVGMIIGPLLGGYFIEKFYWGSVFLLAIPPMITLLIAGPFLLPEFKTHKGKSTDLISVGLSLLTIMPLVFGLKNLAFQELGMYSLLGIVVGIIFGFTFVRRQKIIDHPLLDVSLFKNLTFSTVVFVMLVVAVLMGGTALLLNQYLQLVQGFSPLITGLWGVPQAVGMLFASIITPILAQRIRQETLIVVGLVIAALGFMLIFISPVGWFPLAIAGFVLATIGVAPTLVLGTGIILSAVSPEKSGSAAAISETSNQLGVALGVALIGSLAAVIFSNQISVPGGSGLDAISIINSSAQHDVIVAAQNAFAKSFSTVAAIGAAIFAGLAVLVHFIYKNKEK is encoded by the coding sequence ATGGATAAAAACCGGCCTGAAAATAACTTGCGCACGTGGCTTGGGCTTGCTGTCTTAGCTTTGCCTACCTTGGTGCTAGCTGTCGAAACAAGTGTCACTTACCTGGCACTACCCTATTTGAGTAAAGACTTGAACGCTACAGGTATCGAACAGCTTTGGATCGTAGACATTTATGGTTTCGTGCTCGCCAGTCTGCTTATTACCATGGGCAACCTGGGTGATCGCATCGGTCGTCGCAAACTTTTACTGATTGGGGCTATGTTTTTTGCAATGGCATCAGCCTTGGCAGCCTTTGCGCCCACTGTAGGATTGCTGATTTTCGCTAGGGTGCTTATGGGAATCGCTGGCGCCACGCTAATGCCATCGACTTTAGCGCTAATTAGTAACTTATTTACAGATAAAAAACAGCGCTCGATGGCGATTGGGGTATGGATGAGCTGCTTCATGGTCGGCATGATCATAGGGCCGTTACTGGGCGGTTATTTTATTGAGAAATTTTACTGGGGATCGGTATTTTTATTGGCAATTCCACCAATGATTACTTTGCTAATTGCAGGTCCTTTTTTACTTCCTGAGTTTAAGACACATAAAGGTAAGTCAACAGACCTTATTAGCGTCGGGCTTTCCTTATTAACAATCATGCCGTTAGTTTTTGGCTTAAAAAATCTCGCCTTTCAAGAACTGGGAATGTACTCGCTTCTTGGGATAGTTGTTGGGATAATTTTTGGCTTTACATTTGTACGCAGACAAAAAATAATTGATCACCCGCTTTTGGACGTTTCACTATTTAAAAACCTTACATTTAGTACCGTCGTATTTGTTATGCTTGTAGTCGCTGTACTTATGGGTGGCACTGCACTTCTTTTGAATCAGTATTTGCAGTTAGTCCAGGGCTTCTCGCCCCTTATAACGGGACTCTGGGGAGTGCCTCAAGCGGTCGGAATGCTTTTTGCATCAATAATAACTCCTATTTTGGCGCAACGCATAAGGCAAGAGACTTTAATAGTAGTCGGCTTGGTAATCGCGGCGCTTGGCTTTATGTTGATATTCATAAGTCCTGTTGGTTGGTTTCCTTTGGCGATAGCTGGATTTGTCCTAGCGACGATAGGTGTTGCCCCGACGCTAGTTCTTGGCACAGGCATCATTTTGAGCGCAGTCAGCCCCGAGAAGTCTGGTTCGGCGGCGGCAATTTCAGAGACGAGCAACCAACTGGGTGTGGCTCTTGGTGTGGCGCTTATAGGTAGCTTAGCTGCAGTGATTTTTAGCAATCAAATTTCTGTCCCGGGCGGCTCCGGTCTGGATGCTATATCTATAATCAATAGTTCCGCGCAGCATGATGTTATAGTTGCCGCTCAGAACGCCTTTGCTAAAAGTTTTAGCACGGTTGCTGCAATCGGAGCGGCGATATTTGCGGGTCTCGCCGTTCTAGTACATTTTATATATAAGAACAAGGAGAAATAA
- a CDS encoding helix-turn-helix domain-containing protein, translated as MKRLDRKSDCAINYTLEAIGDPWSLLIVRDIVYFGKKTYGEFLASEEAIAEAPLARRLAALQAHGILTKKRSQTDKRKEEYSLTQKGIDLIPLIIDFAIWGAKHDTHTGADQEWINKSSTKREEALQDLQLAVKDGRAFFKNQ; from the coding sequence ATGAAACGATTGGATAGAAAATCTGACTGCGCAATCAACTACACACTCGAAGCCATCGGGGACCCTTGGTCGCTTCTAATAGTGCGTGACATCGTTTATTTCGGCAAAAAAACATACGGCGAATTTTTAGCCTCAGAAGAAGCAATCGCAGAAGCACCTCTGGCTCGTCGTTTGGCGGCATTGCAAGCCCACGGGATTCTGACAAAAAAACGCTCACAAACCGACAAGCGCAAAGAGGAGTACAGTTTAACTCAAAAAGGAATCGACCTAATTCCTTTAATTATCGATTTTGCCATTTGGGGAGCAAAACACGACACGCATACTGGCGCTGATCAAGAATGGATTAACAAAAGTTCAACAAAACGCGAAGAAGCTTTGCAGGATTTACAGCTTGCCGTAAAAGACGGCCGCGCCTTTTTTAAAAATCAGTAA
- a CDS encoding VOC family protein, producing the protein MQKIIPCLWFNMNAEEAVNYYLSVFKNSKIIRMDKYPDESLDEHFKGMAGKVINGEFELDGMRFTCLDGGPAFKISEAVSFIVTCKDQAEVDYYWEKLSAVPESEQCGWCKDKFGVSWQIIPTRLGELLSHPDKTKANKAMQAMMGMHKIDIAELEAAVR; encoded by the coding sequence ATGCAAAAAATCATACCATGCCTATGGTTCAATATGAACGCTGAAGAGGCTGTGAACTACTACCTAAGTGTATTTAAAAATTCCAAAATCATTCGCATGGACAAATATCCTGATGAATCCTTAGACGAGCATTTTAAAGGTATGGCCGGCAAAGTGATCAACGGTGAGTTTGAATTAGACGGTATGCGTTTCACATGTTTAGATGGAGGTCCAGCCTTTAAAATTAGCGAGGCTGTGTCGTTTATCGTTACCTGCAAAGACCAAGCTGAAGTTGATTATTACTGGGAAAAACTATCTGCAGTACCCGAATCGGAACAATGCGGCTGGTGCAAAGACAAATTTGGCGTAAGCTGGCAAATTATACCAACTCGTTTAGGCGAGCTACTCAGTCATCCTGACAAGACCAAGGCAAACAAAGCCATGCAAGCAATGATGGGAATGCACAAAATTGATATTGCCGAGCTTGAAGCAGCTGTTAGGTAA
- a CDS encoding NAD(P)H-hydrate dehydratase — MNLSKLPQRSPIGHKGTFGTVAVFGGYKTDQSVMFGGTVLAATAALKAGAGKVTLVMPQNILPVAIEMLPQAVGESMSEQSHPKAQCFLVGPCLGREKTQRTLLQNLLSKNVPMVIDADALSIIAENPEGWPAKTDAILTPHIGEFERLTKTFGIDTNTSVQSRAAKLAQKLGVVFVVKNSTTTVCSGEQTWQLDKPNPALATAGSGDVLSGLIAGLVAQFYPKQLDLFECAQLGVALHSQAGELWSKLHGDQGLILAELIDLVPEAAARLR, encoded by the coding sequence ATGAATCTCTCTAAACTCCCTCAAAGATCGCCGATTGGCCACAAAGGCACCTTTGGAACGGTTGCTGTTTTTGGGGGTTACAAAACTGATCAGAGCGTGATGTTTGGCGGAACAGTTTTAGCTGCGACTGCCGCGCTTAAAGCCGGTGCTGGTAAAGTCACGCTTGTAATGCCGCAGAATATACTGCCAGTGGCGATCGAAATGCTACCTCAAGCAGTTGGCGAATCGATGAGCGAACAATCTCATCCTAAAGCGCAATGCTTTTTGGTTGGTCCTTGCTTGGGGCGCGAAAAAACTCAGCGCACTTTACTTCAGAATTTGCTAAGCAAAAATGTGCCTATGGTGATTGACGCCGACGCACTTAGTATTATTGCCGAAAATCCCGAAGGGTGGCCGGCTAAAACCGACGCAATTCTAACCCCGCACATTGGCGAATTTGAACGTTTGACTAAGACGTTTGGAATCGATACTAATACAAGTGTGCAGTCTCGGGCAGCTAAGCTTGCGCAAAAGCTCGGTGTAGTGTTTGTGGTTAAAAATTCTACTACAACTGTTTGCAGCGGCGAGCAAACTTGGCAACTTGATAAACCCAACCCGGCCTTAGCTACTGCCGGAAGCGGCGATGTTTTGTCGGGTTTAATTGCCGGCCTGGTTGCTCAGTTCTACCCTAAGCAGCTCGATTTGTTCGAGTGCGCGCAATTAGGAGTTGCTTTGCATAGCCAGGCGGGTGAGCTTTGGAGCAAGCTACATGGCGACCAAGGACTTATTCTTGCGGAACTTATTGATTTAGTTCCTGAAGCGGCCGCGAGACTGCGATAG
- a CDS encoding MFS transporter produces MNPQSLAVQRTFLTLLFCNTLAASLIWGVNTLFLLDAGLSNFEAFAANAFFTVGMVLFEVPTGVIADLKGRRLSFLLGSATLVVSTLLYVWLWQIAAPFWAWAAVSVFLGLGFTFFSGAVEAWLVDALNATDFRGKVDTIFAKGQIVTGIAMLLGSFGGGLIAQLSNLGVPYVLRALILAVTFVLALMLMRDLGFKPVKSERPLKEVKRILNDSIKYGIKVPQVRWVMLTAPFVMGVSIYGFYALQPYLLELWGDQEAYAIAGLAAAILAGAQIAGGLLATQLWRFFSRRTTILVTGITLSAVVLVLIGLITNFWAAIGLVVLWGLAFASTIPARQAYINGLIPSKQRATVLSFDSLLGSGGGVVAQPLLGKAADIWSYSTSYILAGGIIALAVPFAILARKSAKKGEAKIADQISRGEDPAKAQ; encoded by the coding sequence ATGAATCCCCAATCTCTTGCTGTACAACGAACATTTTTAACTCTTTTATTCTGTAACACCTTGGCAGCTTCGTTGATCTGGGGTGTTAATACGCTATTTTTGTTAGACGCTGGACTTTCTAATTTTGAGGCTTTCGCGGCTAATGCATTTTTCACTGTCGGAATGGTACTATTCGAAGTCCCAACTGGAGTAATTGCCGACCTCAAAGGCAGACGTCTCTCGTTTTTACTTGGTTCAGCAACTCTAGTAGTTTCAACGCTTTTGTATGTTTGGCTATGGCAAATTGCAGCACCGTTTTGGGCATGGGCTGCCGTTTCAGTATTTTTAGGCTTAGGTTTTACCTTTTTTTCGGGCGCCGTAGAGGCTTGGTTGGTTGACGCTTTAAATGCAACCGATTTTAGAGGTAAGGTAGATACGATTTTTGCCAAGGGTCAAATTGTAACTGGAATAGCGATGCTGCTTGGTTCATTCGGTGGAGGCCTAATTGCTCAGCTCAGCAACTTAGGGGTACCATACGTTCTGCGTGCGTTAATCTTGGCAGTTACCTTTGTTCTGGCCCTAATGTTAATGCGCGATTTGGGATTCAAGCCTGTTAAAAGTGAACGCCCTCTTAAAGAAGTTAAAAGGATCCTAAACGATTCTATTAAATATGGAATAAAGGTTCCTCAAGTTCGCTGGGTAATGTTAACTGCTCCGTTTGTAATGGGTGTGTCTATCTACGGCTTTTATGCATTGCAGCCGTATCTGTTAGAGCTATGGGGTGACCAAGAGGCGTATGCAATCGCCGGGCTCGCAGCAGCAATTTTAGCCGGTGCTCAAATTGCTGGCGGGTTGCTTGCAACTCAGTTATGGCGGTTTTTTAGCCGGCGAACAACAATTTTAGTGACAGGAATTACTCTAAGTGCCGTGGTCTTGGTTTTAATCGGCCTAATAACCAATTTTTGGGCAGCAATTGGCCTAGTTGTTTTATGGGGGCTCGCGTTTGCCTCCACCATTCCTGCGCGCCAAGCCTACATAAATGGCCTTATTCCGTCAAAGCAGCGTGCCACGGTTTTGTCTTTCGACTCTTTATTGGGCTCTGGCGGTGGCGTTGTAGCTCAACCATTGCTTGGTAAAGCCGCAGATATTTGGAGTTACTCTACTTCATACATACTTGCCGGCGGAATTATTGCGTTAGCGGTTCCGTTTGCAATATTAGCGCGTAAATCTGCTAAAAAAGGTGAGGCAAAAATAGCAGACCAAATTAGTCGCGGAGAAGATCCAGCCAAGGCGCAGTAG
- a CDS encoding alpha/beta hydrolase, translated as MHQRAIIFHGTGGRPDVCWYPWLAEQLTANGYEVEVPFYPEINQESIETFAPKVLAKHTINESTVLIGHSGGAPLILSLLERIESPVKQAILVAGYSTPPNANPEPVLQKTYNWNKIKQNSKQFYFINSIDDPYGCDDKQGRVLFDKLGGRLIICDEGHFGSPDQEYNDFLLLKQLIV; from the coding sequence ATGCACCAAAGAGCTATTATTTTCCACGGAACTGGCGGCCGCCCCGATGTTTGCTGGTACCCATGGTTAGCCGAACAACTCACGGCAAACGGCTACGAAGTTGAAGTTCCGTTTTACCCCGAGATTAATCAAGAATCTATAGAAACCTTTGCCCCAAAAGTTTTGGCCAAACACACAATCAACGAAAGTACAGTTTTGATTGGTCACTCCGGTGGAGCGCCGCTTATTTTAAGCCTCCTTGAGCGTATAGAGTCTCCGGTTAAACAAGCTATTTTAGTGGCAGGCTATTCCACGCCGCCAAATGCAAACCCAGAGCCTGTTCTGCAAAAAACTTACAACTGGAATAAAATTAAGCAAAATTCTAAACAGTTTTACTTTATAAATTCTATTGACGATCCGTACGGCTGCGATGACAAACAAGGAAGGGTGCTTTTTGACAAGCTGGGTGGCAGGCTAATTATCTGCGACGAAGGACACTTTGGCTCGCCGGACCAAGAATACAACGATTTTCTTCTATTAAAGCAGCTAATTGTTTAA
- a CDS encoding prenyltransferase, with protein MNLKQIILSSRPISWVNTAYPFFAGYLFATGGFNWLLVIVTLYFLVPYNLLMYGLNDIFDYESDIRNPRKGGIEGAILNKKLHKTVFWVAIASNLPFILALFFMGDLLSNFTLVVLLFFVIAYSVPGLRFKERPILDSITSSIHFVGPLVYAAILVGDFTEFLPFIIAFFLWGVASHAFGAVQDILPDRQAKIASIATVFGAKNTVRLVVAFYALAAFLTIIQGGLAIVVGLVSLIYLFNALPFVNLSDKSSESANRGWRRFIWLNMLTGAVITVILLYSVSGL; from the coding sequence ATGAACCTAAAACAAATAATACTCTCATCGCGACCGATCTCTTGGGTAAACACGGCCTACCCATTTTTTGCCGGCTACTTATTTGCAACTGGAGGATTTAACTGGCTACTAGTAATTGTCACATTATACTTTTTGGTTCCATACAATCTATTAATGTATGGACTAAACGACATTTTTGATTATGAGTCCGACATCCGCAACCCCCGAAAAGGCGGCATAGAAGGCGCAATTTTAAACAAAAAGCTTCATAAAACTGTGTTTTGGGTCGCTATTGCATCCAACTTACCTTTTATTCTGGCGTTATTTTTTATGGGCGACTTACTTTCCAATTTTACTCTGGTAGTTTTGCTATTTTTTGTCATAGCCTATAGCGTACCGGGCCTACGTTTTAAAGAAAGACCTATTCTGGACTCGATTACCTCGAGCATACATTTTGTTGGCCCGCTGGTGTACGCCGCAATCTTAGTAGGTGACTTTACGGAGTTCTTGCCATTTATAATCGCCTTCTTTTTGTGGGGTGTAGCCAGTCATGCTTTTGGGGCAGTCCAAGATATTTTGCCGGACAGGCAAGCTAAAATCGCCTCAATCGCAACCGTCTTTGGTGCAAAAAACACAGTAAGGCTGGTTGTGGCTTTTTACGCACTTGCCGCCTTTTTAACAATTATTCAAGGCGGACTTGCTATAGTCGTAGGCTTGGTTAGCTTAATTTATTTATTTAACGCGTTGCCGTTTGTGAATCTAAGTGATAAAAGCTCCGAATCGGCTAATCGTGGTTGGCGTAGATTCATTTGGCTCAATATGCTTACGGGAGCCGTAATTACTGTAATTTTGCTGTATTCAGTTTCGGGGCTATAG
- a CDS encoding lycopene cyclase domain-containing protein — MRFIYLLTLSIVLVNFLLIDYRLKLAFFNNPRRTAIVILLSVLLLAVWDILGIKLGIFFEGPSWFTTGIFLLPHFPVEEVLFLINLSYISLVSYRFLEQKWQRT, encoded by the coding sequence GTGAGATTTATCTACCTTTTGACGTTAAGCATAGTTTTAGTTAATTTTTTGTTGATAGATTATAGATTAAAACTGGCCTTTTTTAACAACCCCAGACGCACTGCAATCGTAATTCTGTTAAGTGTACTACTACTTGCAGTTTGGGACATTTTAGGAATAAAACTCGGCATATTTTTTGAAGGGCCATCATGGTTTACAACTGGTATATTTTTGCTTCCACACTTCCCTGTCGAAGAAGTTCTGTTTTTAATAAATCTATCTTACATATCGCTAGTTAGTTATAGATTTTTGGAGCAAAAATGGCAACGTACTTAA
- the crtI gene encoding phytoene desaturase family protein translates to MSKKIIIIGAGIGGLGLAALLAKRGYEIEVFEALDRAGGRAGLLKEKGFTFDTGPSWYLMPEVFERYFSFFGHSADELLNLQRLTPAYKVFYENNAPLTVTGDLKQDSEMFEGVEQGAGASLENYVQSAEQTYKIALQHFLYNDFTDKKTLAHPTILKNAHRLAYLATTTLNDYASKFVNSQPLQQILEYPMVFLGTSPFKAPAIYSLMSYLDFKQGVFYPKNGIYSLIAAIERLALQNGAKLNYNSPISEIIVEDKMAIGVRLKNGKIFNADLVVSNADLHFTETVALPKNSQSYPESYWQNREAGPSALLMYLGVKGDLPQLQHHNLFFTNEWRQNFDHIFNQKTWPKNASMYICKPTQTDRSLAPKNHENVFVLVPLPAKASNENIEKFADIYLGKIAKVVDVPDFKKRIVFKRLFGPGDFAAKFNAWNGTALGMAHTLGQSAIFRPSIKSKKLNNLFYVGGGTLPGIGLPMCLISAELVADRIAKEFA, encoded by the coding sequence GTGTCTAAAAAAATTATAATAATCGGTGCCGGAATTGGCGGTTTGGGTTTGGCCGCCTTGCTAGCCAAAAGGGGTTATGAGATTGAAGTTTTTGAAGCTCTGGATCGTGCAGGTGGCCGTGCAGGCTTGCTTAAGGAAAAAGGTTTTACATTCGACACTGGGCCGTCGTGGTATTTAATGCCGGAAGTTTTTGAGCGTTATTTTAGTTTTTTTGGTCACTCGGCTGATGAACTTTTAAATTTGCAACGCCTGACTCCGGCTTATAAGGTCTTTTACGAAAACAATGCACCACTTACGGTTACCGGCGATTTAAAACAGGACAGCGAAATGTTTGAAGGCGTTGAACAAGGAGCGGGTGCGAGCCTTGAGAACTACGTTCAGTCTGCCGAACAAACATACAAAATAGCGCTACAACATTTTTTGTACAATGACTTTACAGATAAGAAGACGCTCGCACACCCTACGATCCTAAAAAATGCACACAGATTAGCTTATTTGGCGACCACGACTTTAAACGACTACGCGTCGAAATTTGTTAATAGCCAGCCCTTGCAACAAATCTTGGAATATCCAATGGTTTTTCTGGGGACTTCCCCATTTAAAGCTCCGGCAATCTACAGCTTAATGAGCTACTTAGATTTTAAACAAGGTGTTTTTTACCCAAAAAACGGAATTTATTCGCTAATAGCAGCGATCGAACGACTTGCTTTGCAAAACGGGGCGAAGTTAAATTACAATTCGCCAATCTCTGAAATAATTGTCGAGGACAAAATGGCCATTGGCGTAAGGCTTAAAAATGGCAAAATTTTTAACGCCGACCTAGTTGTTAGCAATGCTGACCTTCATTTTACCGAAACAGTCGCTTTGCCTAAAAACTCCCAAAGTTACCCTGAAAGTTATTGGCAGAACCGCGAGGCCGGCCCTTCTGCGCTGCTGATGTACTTGGGCGTAAAAGGAGACTTGCCACAATTACAGCACCATAACTTGTTTTTTACAAACGAATGGCGTCAAAACTTCGATCATATTTTTAATCAAAAAACGTGGCCAAAAAATGCCTCTATGTACATTTGCAAACCAACTCAAACCGACAGATCGCTGGCGCCAAAAAATCACGAGAACGTTTTTGTTCTCGTACCACTGCCTGCCAAAGCGAGCAACGAAAACATTGAAAAATTCGCCGACATATACCTAGGCAAAATCGCTAAAGTAGTTGACGTTCCCGATTTTAAAAAAAGAATTGTATTTAAAAGACTATTCGGTCCGGGCGATTTTGCTGCAAAATTCAACGCTTGGAACGGTACTGCTCTGGGTATGGCCCACACTTTAGGACAAAGCGCAATTTTTAGGCCAAGTATAAAAAGCAAGAAGCTCAACAATTTGTTTTATGTTGGTGGCGGCACTTTGCCTGGTATCGGTTTGCCAATGTGCTTAATCAGCGCTGAGCTCGTGGCAGATCGAATTGCTAAGGAGTTTGCGTGA
- a CDS encoding phytoene/squalene synthase family protein produces the protein MDTYNSVSQSASQALTKAYSTSFGIAIKLLPRAMRRHIYNIYGLVRLADEIVDTYRGADMLELLNDLEHETYISTTRQYSPNLIVNSFALSAKKFGIDKQIVEPFFASMRMDVDKTGAYSKTQYQKYIHGSAEVVGLMCLRVFCNGDDKHYYELLPYAQSLGAAFQKVNFLRDIKQDVSELHRSYFPGVNLSRITEEQKDQIIADIKKDFKNAHIGLLKLPRKVRPAVMTAYNYYLALLNKIESSPVEKLLSERIRIPDHSKISLLVTTMVKENFRRV, from the coding sequence GTGGATACTTATAACAGTGTTAGTCAGTCCGCCAGCCAGGCTTTAACCAAAGCGTATTCAACTTCATTTGGAATTGCAATTAAGCTTTTACCAAGAGCAATGCGCCGGCATATATACAATATTTATGGGCTCGTTAGACTGGCCGACGAAATTGTCGATACATATCGTGGCGCCGATATGCTCGAACTTTTAAACGATCTCGAGCATGAGACATATATATCGACAACTCGCCAATACAGCCCCAATTTAATTGTTAACTCATTTGCTCTATCTGCCAAAAAGTTTGGTATAGACAAGCAAATTGTCGAGCCATTTTTTGCCAGTATGCGTATGGATGTAGATAAAACTGGCGCTTATTCTAAAACTCAGTATCAAAAATATATTCACGGCTCGGCCGAGGTTGTCGGTTTAATGTGTTTGCGAGTTTTTTGCAATGGCGACGATAAACACTATTACGAACTTTTGCCATACGCACAAAGTTTAGGTGCGGCATTTCAAAAGGTTAATTTTTTACGCGACATTAAACAGGACGTCAGTGAGCTGCATCGGTCTTATTTCCCCGGGGTGAATTTGAGTAGAATTACTGAAGAACAAAAGGATCAGATAATTGCCGATATTAAAAAAGATTTTAAAAATGCACACATAGGTCTGCTTAAATTGCCACGCAAAGTGAGACCAGCGGTCATGACAGCCTATAATTATTATTTAGCTTTATTGAATAAGATTGAATCTAGCCCGGTCGAAAAACTGTTAAGTGAGCGAATTAGAATTCCCGATCACAGCAAGATTTCACTACTTGTAACAACAATGGTTAAAGAAAACTTCAGGCGTGTCTAA
- a CDS encoding TspO/MBR family protein, with protein MIKLTKFVASVLITFSAAAIGSVATSANIPTWYATLAKPFFSPPNWLFAPVWTILYLLMGLSLYLVWTAPYKKPKKLAFIIFGFQLALNVLWSLVFFGLQAPWAGVVVIILLLAAIIGNIYVFWPISKSAAYMLFPYVLWVSFATLLNIAVALLN; from the coding sequence ATGATTAAGCTTACTAAGTTTGTCGCGTCAGTATTGATTACCTTCTCTGCCGCAGCGATCGGCAGTGTGGCTACGTCGGCCAACATTCCTACTTGGTATGCCACGCTCGCCAAACCTTTTTTTAGTCCACCTAACTGGCTTTTTGCTCCTGTATGGACAATTTTGTATTTACTGATGGGGTTGAGCTTGTATCTTGTATGGACCGCACCGTACAAAAAACCAAAAAAATTAGCCTTTATTATTTTTGGGTTTCAACTTGCGCTTAACGTTCTGTGGTCGTTGGTGTTCTTTGGATTGCAAGCACCCTGGGCAGGTGTAGTAGTCATTATTTTGCTTCTTGCCGCGATCATCGGTAATATTTATGTATTTTGGCCAATTAGCAAGTCGGCAGCTTACATGCTATTCCCATATGTTCTATGGGTTAGTTTTGCAACTTTATTAAACATTGCAGTTGCTCTTTTAAACTAG